From Rhodococcus antarcticus, the proteins below share one genomic window:
- the hisI gene encoding phosphoribosyl-AMP cyclohydrolase, which produces MSGLDPAVADRLRRNADGLVCAVAQQRGTGEVLMVAWMDDEALHRTLTTRRATYWSRSRQEYWVKGATSGHTQHVHEVRLDCDGDTLLLVVDQVGAACHTGDRTCFDADVLLPAQD; this is translated from the coding sequence GTGAGCGGGCTCGATCCCGCGGTCGCGGACCGCCTGCGGCGCAACGCCGACGGGTTGGTGTGCGCCGTCGCGCAGCAGCGCGGCACGGGCGAGGTGCTGATGGTCGCGTGGATGGACGACGAGGCGCTGCACCGCACGCTCACCACGCGCCGGGCCACCTACTGGTCGCGCTCGCGGCAGGAGTACTGGGTCAAGGGCGCGACGTCCGGGCACACCCAGCACGTGCACGAGGTGCGGCTGGACTGCGACGGGGACACCCTGCTGCTCGTGGTCGACCAGGTGGGCGCGGCCTGCCACACCGGCGACCGGACGTGCTTCGACGCCGACGTCCTGCTGCCCGCCCAGGACTGA
- a CDS encoding peroxiredoxin, whose amino-acid sequence MKQGDTAPDFELADDKGTTTTLGAHLAKGPVVLFFYPIASSSGCTTEACHFRDLAAEFEAVGAQRLGISPDSVAAQAAFVRGENLDYPLLADVGGTVAEQFGVRRSGLLAKIGPVKRKTFVIGADREVLAVIGGELKFENHADEALTVLRGASA is encoded by the coding sequence ATGAAGCAGGGAGACACCGCGCCGGACTTCGAGCTGGCCGACGACAAGGGCACCACCACCACCCTGGGTGCGCACCTCGCGAAGGGTCCGGTGGTGCTCTTCTTCTACCCGATCGCCTCGTCCTCGGGGTGCACCACGGAGGCGTGCCACTTCCGCGACCTCGCCGCGGAGTTCGAGGCCGTGGGCGCCCAGCGCCTGGGCATCAGCCCCGACTCGGTAGCCGCGCAGGCCGCCTTCGTCCGAGGTGAGAACCTGGACTACCCCCTGCTGGCCGACGTGGGCGGCACCGTGGCCGAGCAGTTCGGCGTCAGGCGCAGCGGCCTGCTGGCCAAGATCGGACCGGTCAAGCGCAAGACCTTCGTGATCGGCGCCGACCGGGAGGTCCTGGCCGTGATCGGTGGCGAGCTGAAGTTCGAGAACCACGCCGACGAGGCGCTCACGGTGCTCAGGGGTGCCAGCGCCTGA
- a CDS encoding SAM-dependent methyltransferase — protein MAGAAPKLTALLNEVTGAALPVRIRCWDGSESGPTGAPVLVIRSRTALRRLLWQPDELGFSQAYVAGELDIEGDMTTALQHFWGAIRELGVAKPEIGVRTRLRAASLLLRLGAVGPRPTAPGEEARLKGLLHSKTRDRDAISHHYDLSNDFYHLLLDEHMAYSCAYYTQAPGSAGYTLHDAQTDKLDLVCRKLGLQPGQRLLDVGCGWGSMILHAAEHYGVHATGVTISSEQRDFIEKRVAERGLQGKVTVRLQDYREVSDGPYDAISTIEMGEHVGAENYDVYTATLYRLLKPRGRLLLQQMSRVDNPGGGAFIESYIAPDMTMVPLGTTANNIEKAGFEIRDVHVMREHYVHTIRAWLDTFESRIDEVVAMIGVGQSRVWRLYIVGSALAFEENRMGVDQFLAVKPDVEGVSGIPRTRDEWSVGVVR, from the coding sequence GTGGCCGGAGCCGCCCCCAAGCTGACCGCCCTGCTCAACGAGGTGACGGGTGCGGCGCTGCCCGTCCGCATCCGCTGCTGGGACGGCAGCGAGTCCGGTCCGACCGGCGCGCCCGTCCTGGTCATCCGCTCCCGCACGGCACTGCGCCGGCTGCTGTGGCAGCCCGACGAGCTCGGCTTCTCCCAGGCCTACGTGGCCGGTGAGCTGGACATCGAGGGCGACATGACCACTGCTCTGCAGCACTTCTGGGGCGCCATCCGCGAGCTCGGCGTGGCCAAGCCCGAGATCGGCGTCCGCACCCGGCTGCGCGCGGCGTCGCTGTTGCTGCGCCTGGGGGCGGTGGGGCCGAGGCCGACCGCGCCGGGGGAGGAGGCGAGGCTGAAGGGCCTGCTGCACAGCAAGACCCGCGACCGTGACGCCATCAGCCACCACTACGACCTGAGCAACGACTTCTACCACCTGCTGCTGGACGAGCACATGGCCTACTCGTGCGCCTACTACACGCAGGCTCCGGGCTCGGCCGGCTACACCCTGCACGACGCGCAGACCGACAAGCTGGACCTGGTGTGCCGCAAGCTCGGCCTGCAGCCCGGCCAGCGCCTGCTCGACGTGGGGTGCGGCTGGGGGTCGATGATCCTGCACGCCGCCGAGCACTACGGGGTGCACGCCACCGGTGTCACCATCTCCAGCGAGCAGCGCGACTTCATCGAGAAGCGGGTGGCCGAGCGCGGGCTGCAGGGCAAGGTGACCGTGCGCCTGCAGGACTACCGCGAGGTGTCGGACGGGCCCTACGACGCCATCAGCACCATCGAGATGGGCGAGCACGTCGGGGCCGAGAACTACGACGTCTACACCGCCACCCTGTACCGCCTGCTCAAGCCGAGGGGCCGGCTGCTGCTGCAGCAGATGTCCCGGGTGGACAACCCCGGCGGCGGTGCCTTCATCGAGAGCTACATCGCACCGGACATGACGATGGTCCCGCTGGGCACCACGGCCAACAACATCGAGAAGGCGGGTTTCGAGATCCGCGACGTGCACGTGATGCGGGAGCACTACGTGCACACCATCCGGGCGTGGCTGGACACCTTCGAGTCCCGCATCGACGAGGTGGTCGCGATGATCGGTGTGGGCCAGTCGCGGGTGTGGCGGCTCTACATCGTGGGCAGCGCACTGGCCTTCGAGGAGAACCGCATGGGCGTGGACCAGTTCCTGGCCGTGAAGCCCGACGTCGAGGGGGTCAGCGGCATCCCGCGCACCCGGGACGAGTGGTCGGTCGGCGTCGTCCGGTGA
- a CDS encoding DUF1295 domain-containing protein, which yields MISPGTVLLTLLLSAVAILVVFLATFGWALAAGKQAVVDIVWGPGFAVVALVAYLVAAGTDAGVGGRPTVLLVLVVAWGLRLGGHIFARSRGAGEDPRYEAIMAEATGDPRLHAFRKVYLTQAVVMWVVSLPVQVGMSATGGGALVATLVGLGVLLWLVGFVFETVGDAQLTRFKADPANKGTVMDSGLWRYTRHPNYFGDVCVWWGIFLVSLASPWVLVTVVGLLLMTRLLTKTTGKELMEKHLSTREGYAEYVERTSGFLPLPPGSRGARSS from the coding sequence GTGATCTCCCCGGGAACCGTGCTGCTGACCCTGCTGCTCTCCGCCGTCGCCATCCTCGTCGTGTTCCTGGCGACCTTCGGGTGGGCGCTGGCCGCGGGCAAGCAGGCCGTGGTCGACATCGTCTGGGGGCCGGGGTTCGCGGTCGTCGCGCTGGTGGCCTACCTCGTCGCGGCCGGCACGGACGCCGGTGTCGGCGGACGACCCACCGTGCTGCTCGTGCTGGTGGTGGCGTGGGGCCTGCGCCTGGGTGGGCACATCTTCGCGCGCAGCCGCGGGGCCGGCGAGGACCCGCGCTACGAGGCGATCATGGCCGAGGCCACCGGGGACCCGCGCCTGCACGCCTTCCGGAAGGTGTACCTGACCCAGGCCGTCGTCATGTGGGTGGTGTCCCTGCCCGTGCAGGTGGGCATGTCGGCAACGGGCGGCGGCGCGCTGGTGGCCACCCTCGTCGGGCTCGGAGTGCTGCTGTGGCTGGTCGGCTTCGTCTTCGAGACCGTGGGCGACGCCCAGCTCACCCGCTTCAAGGCCGACCCCGCGAACAAGGGCACGGTGATGGACTCCGGGCTGTGGCGCTACACGCGGCACCCCAACTACTTCGGCGACGTGTGCGTGTGGTGGGGCATCTTCCTGGTCAGCCTCGCGAGCCCGTGGGTGCTGGTGACCGTGGTGGGGCTGCTGCTGATGACCCGCCTGCTGACCAAGACCACCGGCAAGGAGCTCATGGAGAAGCACCTGAGCACGCGCGAGGGCTACGCGGAGTACGTCGAGCGCACCAGCGGCTTCCTCCCGCTGCCGCCGGGCTCGAGGGGCGCGCGCTCGTCCTGA